A window of the Canis lupus baileyi chromosome 1, mCanLup2.hap1, whole genome shotgun sequence genome harbors these coding sequences:
- the DYNLT1 gene encoding dynein light chain Tctex-type 1, which produces MEDYQAAEETAFVVDEVSNIVKEAIESAIGGNAYQHSKVNQWTTNVVEQTLSQLTKLGKPFKYIVTCVIMQKNGAGLHTASSCFWDSSTDGSCTVRWENKTMYCIVSAFGLSI; this is translated from the exons ATGGAAGACTACCAGGCCGCCGAGGAG ACTGCTTTTGTTGTTGATGAAGTAAGCAACATTGTAAAAGAG GCTATCGAGAGTGCCATTGGTGGCAATGCCTATCAGCACAGCAAAGTGAATCAGTGGACCACAAATGTCGTAGAACAAACTTTAAGCCAACTCACCAAGCTGGGAAAGCCATTTAAATACATCG TGACCTGTGTGATTATGCAGAAGAACGGAGCGGGGTTACACACAGCGAGTTCCTGCTTCTGGGACAGCTCGACTGACG GCAGCTGCACGGTGCGCTGGGAGAACAAGACCATGTACTGCATTGTCAGCGCCTTCGGGCTGTCCATCTGA